GAAATTTGAGCGAAAATGAAGAAGGAAAAGATCAACAGCTCGTTAACACCATCAGAGCAGAGCTAGTGTGAGTATATTTTTGGTTTGTTCGGTCAAAAGAGAGATCGATTTCTTCTATGTGGAAACCATTCCACAGTCCTCCCAGATGAGCTTCATCTATGCCCCGTAGTGATGCGTTAACCTGCAGGAGCGCCTGAATAGGGGTGGATCAATTTGTTTCCTCTTCGTTTTTGTTCCGTAGCACGGACGCCCCTGGAAGGATTTTGGCGAGTCTCGTTACATATCCAAGTCGGAATAGACCCACTTGAGATAGAACGCCAAGTACGAATAGGCCGATAAACAGCGGTGCATATGGATCAAAGAGGATAGGCTCAATTGTCGCGTTATCGTGTACCATTTGGATATCGTCCATGGTCACCGAACGAGAAGCAAGTGCAGATCCAATTGCTGAGGTGACAATAATCATGACTGTTTTTGTGAAAATAAGCGTCAACAACGCCAGCAAGAGCCCAACACCTAATGCAGCACCCCATTCAACATACCACGCTCCTTCAATGAAGTCTGGAACGAGAACGACGTTGCCCAGATATATACCAGCCCCCAGACTAACAACGGCAACTGCAAGCGATAATACTGCGTACGCTAAGATCGCGCCGAGTAATGCTCCAGTACCAGCAGTCAGTATATATGATACAGGTTCTGCAACACCGATAATGCCTCCAACCTCAGGAGCGATGAGGTATCCACCGCCAGCTCCAAGAACAATTCCAAGAAGAGCAACACCATAGATCGACAACGCTGCACCAGAGAACAGTAACACCAGTCCGATGAGGACAAGTGCAACAGTAATGAGATCAACCATAGTTAAGTCACGTGGCGCAGAGAAAATAAATCTCCGGAATACTGTACTTACTAAGATAACATATCAACTACTTTTGAATTAGTCTTGGCATAACCCAGATCGTTCTGTGAGTATAAATAATAGACTAATCGTCAGCAGCGGAAGTCTGTTGTTGTGAAGAGCGTGGGCCTGGGAGCTCAACATCTGGAAGTAAGTCACGAAGGTATCGGCCGGTATGCGATTCTTCGACTTGTGCTATATCTTCAGGAGTTCCTGATGCAACGATTTGTCCCCCGTGCTCACCTCCTTCAGGGCCAAGGTCAACAATGTGATCAGCGTTTTTGATAAGATCAAGTTCATGTTCAATGACAACTACCGTATTCCCGTCATCGGTGAGTCGGTGAAGAACGTCAATCAGTTTTCGTTCATCTTCCGGATGAAGACCGGTCGTGGGTTCATCAAGTAAGTAGAGTGTTTCACCGGAGTCTTTTTTTCCGAGTTCTTCTGCAAGTTTGACGCGTTGAGCTTCACCACCAGAAAGCGTTGTTGATGGCTGACCGAGTTTCATGTATCCAAGCCCAACATCTTGAAGCAATGACAGACGTCGTTTAATTCGAGTATCATGTTCAAAGAAATCATAAGCTTCGTCAACAGTCATCTCAAGCACATCAGCGATTGTTTTACCACGGTATTCGACATCTAATGTTTCAGCATTGTATCGCTGTCCATTGCATTCCTCACAAGGTACGTGTACATCGGACAGGAAGTTCATATCAATTCGGACCGTCCCTTGGCCTTTGCACTCCTCACACCGACCACCTTTGACATTAAATGAAAATCGCCCCTTTTTATATCCGCGCTGCTGTGCAAGTTCCGTTTCAGCGAACAGTTCACGGATATAATCAAAGACATTTGTATATGTTGCCGGGTTTGATCGGGGAGTCCGTCCAATAGGACTTTGATCAATCAAACGAACAGATTCAATTGCATCAGTTTCAGTCACTTCATCGTGTTCTCCGGGATCAACATCTGTATTATTATGAATTTTTCTTGCCAGAGACTTATACAGGATCTCGTGCATAAGAGTCGACTTACCAGACCCAGAAACGCCGGTAATAGCTGTGAAACAGCCTATTGGAAAGTTAACATCCAGATTTTGAAGATTATGCTGTCTAGCCCCTTGTACAGTGATATGTCCCTGCGGGTCTCGACGGGTATCTGGTACAGGGATAGCTCGTTCACCAGAAAGATACTGTCCGGTGATTGATTCAGAAGCAGACTGGATTGACTCAACATCACCCG
This portion of the Salinarchaeum sp. IM2453 genome encodes:
- a CDS encoding phosphate ABC transporter permease, whose translation is MVDLITVALVLIGLVLLFSGAALSIYGVALLGIVLGAGGGYLIAPEVGGIIGVAEPVSYILTAGTGALLGAILAYAVLSLAVAVVSLGAGIYLGNVVLVPDFIEGAWYVEWGAALGVGLLLALLTLIFTKTVMIIVTSAIGSALASRSVTMDDIQMVHDNATIEPILFDPYAPLFIGLFVLGVLSQVGLFRLGYVTRLAKILPGASVLRNKNEEETN